A segment of the Labrus mixtus chromosome 15, fLabMix1.1, whole genome shotgun sequence genome:
gaatctttttaaaaagcccAATCCAACCCCAAAGTGTCCATCGTTCAATGTCTGATCCCAGCAGCTCAGTCAGAGGGTCATTCACAAAAAGGTGGCGAATAGTAATTATTCATATTGATGGGTACTGAATGGGAGTGCTTTCACAGAGACAGGTAGAAAAGCCATGCAATCTCGAACCAAGGTGGGGGCAGGGGAGGGCAAAGACGCAGAGCACTTTtggacagacttttttttcccagaatgcCGTGTTCCACAGGACGTCCTGTAGGGGGGGAGAGGGATGGAAGAGAAGGGTCATGTCCTCAGGTCTGGTCCAACCATTCGGCTCGTTTTGGCGCTTTGCACGTGTGTATGTCCACAGCTTCCTCACAGTCCTTACACTCCACAGCACAACACCATTTAAACTTGCACTCGCACTTGGTGATTTGCTTGACTCTGGTGGTGTCGTAGCCCCGCCCACAGCACATGACCTCACAGCCATCCGTCCCCCGTGACGTCCTATTGCATACCCGCCCAGCCGTGCCCAGGGAACCTGCACAAAAGTACACAAGAGTACAATCAATTAGCAACTTATCcaaaggttttaaatgttttactccTTGCCAGTGCGTCTACTGAGAACAACAACTGCTTATCATAGAATAGAGCTGGATAGTTTTTACCAGAAAGGAAATTAtgttaattaatcaatcagttTATTATATGAAAATATTAATTCATGATTGTTTAGCAGTTTAGTTTACTAAGATAATTGCTGAAAAAGTTAATACAAATCTTATGGTACTGTTGGCTGGACACCAACAAGTAATTTAAAGTTGTCTTTAGGCAGGTTTGGTggtatttttctactttttttctgatattttgttAAACTAGAGGTTAAAAAGCCGGTCAGAGTTTGGTCTTTTTATTAGGGCCATAGGATTTTCagtgcagaaaacacagacggAATCGAGGAATTTGACAATGAAAGTGggatcaaatgaaataaatggaaTATCGTGGAATTTGCCTCAATGTGGGTGTTGtttctctacctgtctgtgtttctttataAATATGCTGAGTTTTAAGGGCGTTTGGTGTAGCTGCAGCgtctttctcctgctcctctgttgTCTATATCTCAGAGCGATGTTGGGgcacgctaacacacacatacacacacacacacatgcaggaatGCCAGCCATCACGCGCACCTGTTTACCTTTAGAGCAAGGAAAAACAGGAGTCTTTGTGGCCCAGAACGCATGTGATCCAGTCAAACTGTTTCTCACCATGTCTTCATTTATCAACAATCAGTAACTTAACGATAGTATCTTTAACCTAcctcacagcctgctgtagtctgtaaaCGTATCCACACAGAATCTGCTAAACAGAGCTGCATTATACACAAAAACTCAAGATGCAGTGCAGCTAAATGCACTCTCCCCTTTTCACTTATATTCAAGGGCTGTTCCAGAGGGTAGTCGGGGTAACCTGAGCTCTTCttctacctttttttaaaataaaggtgagcaaagacattttctatcatttctcaatttcctgaacTGATACAATGACATGTGATATATGTCCATAATCTGATCAAATGCAACACGTTGTGAAACTATGAtggaaaaaattaaaacagtttCATATAGGGCCCTAATTAGACTGAAATTCGCTGTGAAATTTGGACATGCCAGCCAGCAGGTTACGCCCAAAACATCCAACCTCTTTGAACTCTGCGCCGCAGATTGTGCGCAGCATAGCTAGCAAAACCTCGTCAAGACTCTGCAAAAAATGTGCGCATCACGCCTTCAAAATAGTGCCCTTTATGTTTCCCTGTTGGTCTATATCGCTTCATTATCAGAAATGTCACTGTTTTTGAGAAGTGTTATACTTCTGGAACAAGATCCAGAAGTTTTAGTGTCACTTtacctttctgtctgtttcaatATTTGATCTGCAGTAATGTAGCATTGAGGCTACAGTTGTTATGTTGAGCTGTGTTTATGGTGTGTTTAGAAGTCTGGCCATTACCTAATGGTGTGGCATATTGTCTGTCTTATGTGAATGTCATCCCCACAGAGATTAGTGCTGGTGTTTCGTGTGAGAAGCTCCCTGTTTGAACTGCTACCTATCACAACAAGCTACACATAGAAcaacagacccacacacacaactatGCAGTGTTGGTAGAGTGGCCTATAGTTACACTGCCTTTCCCAAGCCACTGCTCCCTTTGAAGCcactctatgtgtgtgtgcgtgcctggtgtgtgtgtgtgtgtgtgtgtgtgtgtgtgtatgtgtgtgtgtgtgagggttaaATGGACAGTGGAgcgtgacagacagacaggctctCACACTCTGAGGCCCACTCTGCCCTCAAGCTACGCTTagttcagacagacagagagggagagactgtgacagacagaaagaagtgatttttttttttttttttttttttttttaaattagctgCTTGTGTCCCTAGGCTGTGGATTTCACCGGGAAggtggggggtggagggggtggaTGGAGGGACGAAAGGAGAATCAGACAAAGGGAGCGAGGACTGAAGAATGAACCGAACAGATCTTCTGATTAATGTCAAACATCGTAAAAGTTTGTCCTGCGGTGATTCACTCATCAACTGACCAATCTGCAACCGTCATGTCACTGACAACAGTCACTGATTTTATGAAAGGTGTATCGGGTCACCAATGCATTTTCCATGTAAATGTGCTTATATGTGcaagtgtgtgattgtgtgtgtgtgttgacagagACTGATAGAGGTCAGGTGGTCACACAACAACCATGCCCCCTGGGTACAAGGATATTAGCTTCCACAGACATCACACGGGGAGGCCTGCTGAGTTATCTGACCAcctcaatacacacacacacacacacacacacacacacacacacacacacttgtcatGCATGAACAttcacacaacatacacataacatccccaaaaacacaacacagtacGGACAATCCATCAACATCCATGAGAAACTGCCACTCTGTCTTTCAGTCAAGTccacctttttcttctttcctctttctgcCATCTCACCTGCCGACTTGTCTTGTAAGCAGTAATCCGGAGAGTTCTCAAAGTAGACCAGGTCGTTCTTGGTGGCCTTCCTGAATGCTTTGTTAGCCACTGCTAACCCTGTCCCATCCTGATTCATCATCACCTCAATGGCCCCGTTGTATTTCCTCCTCAGGTAGTCGCCGGTCTTCCTGAAGTCCGACATGGCCATCCAACATGTCCGCAGTGCGCAAGAGCCGCTCACACCATGGCATTTACACTCTAGCTTCATGAACCGCTTCACTGCCTAAAATACAGAGAAAGGCGTGAagattgtgtttctgtttgttttagttattATGACGGTATTTTTATAGTATTACATGGTTTTCACATGCTGCACTAAGGCAGAAATATTTCTTatgttgttcttgtttttgacctttttaaaaagccataTGCCCGTATCTCTCCATTCCAATTTAACAGAGGTGAATAGATTTTTGTTAAAGGTGATAAAGACTTGGGACAGTTGACAGTTAAATTTCTCTGTGATTTCACTGGAAATGTCCTGGATTAATCAGAAAAGTGGAGACACTATTTCTGTTAACACATGTTGCTGTTGTGTATCAGATTGATCTCTGACAACAAAATCTCCAAAATTACTTGACAGCTAGTTGTTTACTCAATTTGTAAGCCAACTAGTTAACACAATGTTAACGGAGCCTATTGTGCAATTTTTGATTTTAAGTATTTCTTGGTCAACTTTATACAGTGTCCATTGTGAAACCAAAGCAATGACTAAAGATCAAAGATTGAATTTTTCCAGCTTTCAAAAAggtttgaattttaaataaaagtgactCTCATTACGTGGTGCTGGATAAACTAGTGGTTAGTGGTTATATTGCGtgcccatgcacagaggctagTCCTGTAAGGGGGCAGTCTGGGTTCAACTCTAACCTTTGGCActttgccgcatgtcattcccccatTCAATAATCTTTGCTTCTTTATCTGTTCATCCTCAATAACACATTTGTTTCAACacatctgaaaaaaaggaaagtaaatgCTATTAAAGGTGCTTAGAATCCTCTTCAAATGTAAGTGTTGTCAGACTGGAGAGAGTCTGGCTTTCTTTGGAATAAGGTCTCAGTTTGGCTTCTCTGGTGGGAGAAATTCCAACGACGACAAAGATCGTATATGGAGATTCCGTCAAATTGCAGTTGGAATCAGGATCACAGaaaccctttcttttttttcttttggagaaCGATTTCAGTACTTGAATTTGTGAATCTGCTGATTCTGAGTAATGCATGATGTGAGATCAATGcaaggcataaaaaaaacagctgtaacAGCTGTATGCTATTAAGCCTGGGTGGGTTTGATGTGAAGGCAACTACTTCAGCTGCTTAGAAGAGACATTCTGAATATTAATATGGCAAACATGAAATATATCCTATCTGAATGTATTGTGGAGTAAAGAAGAGAGTGAATTGAAACTCCTGCTGGATGTGATGTTCTCAGGTCTGTGTTCACTATGTCTATAGGTGCATTTAAAGGGAGTGTTGTCACAATAGTAGGCTACGACTGAAGGAGAACAAACAGACTCTTGTAACCGAAGAAAATACTTTCTATGGCTTTCCATAACATATAACAACTAAATCAACTTTGAGATGCATATCAGTACTTGAAATTGAAAGCGTGGAAGAGatcatttgatttgatcttCTACAGTAACAAATATCAGGTTAGCAGGTGCAAGTTTTGTGTGAGTTTCATATTTAAGGAGATTTAGGCAAATGAACCAATCCTCTGCATAGCTATAAAATCCACTAATGAGGAATACATTTGTCCTGTATTTTGGTAAATTGACACGGCTCAAATCAGACACTTACTATTCTCCCACAGCGGTTGTTGTGTAGGTTCATCAGCGCCCGTGCATCTCGGACAGTCCTCTCTTTGGCATCTATGAAGGCTTTGGCAAACTTTATCCCGTAGTTGATATTATCACTGCAGCCGCCCCAGTCGAACTCTCCTCTTTCATCGCTAGCCCGTCCACGTTTGTGCGGGTCACAGTTGCATGTCTTGAGCTCCCCCTGGCTGCAGGCGCGAGTGAGCGCATACACCACTCCTGCTGAAGAGATCGCGTAGACGAACGCTGCTTCACGACTGCCTGAGAAAAGAAAGGGAACGCACATAGAGGTAAAGGTTACAATACCACAATCTACTAATAAATACACACTTTGAAGTTGCATTTTGTGTAATAACGTATAACCAGTCGACCTACAAACTTTCAAACACAGATACAGTACGTATAATACCATGAACAGGCCTGGGGTTTGAGCTATCAGTACATTAAGGTGCAGCAGACGGGGGCATTTCTGGCCCGATGTGGAGAATAGGACAGCTCTGTTTAAATATTATCATGGACATAATCCAAGCTGCGGGGCTCTCCTCTGCTCACATAAATtgtttaaatacagacacagtgaTACCCCATAAATCAGCGCCAGGGTTTTGTCATGACGGCATTTTCTaccattgcttttttttttgtgttagttGCCTACAGCCCATGGAGAGTTCGATTTGAAAATCTGTTAGTGGTTGTTTTATGCAGTGCTTGTATGTTAATAGATGACCCAACGAAAACATGACAGCAAGAAACAGAGAACCTTCTCCACTTCGTGAAGCATCAGATATTTAAGCAGCCATCAAACTTGAACTTTGGTGGAGATTTATGTGGCTCATGAGGATTTGCTCACAACCTGGCCCCAAGGATAATCTCTAACCAATGCTAGGAACTGTGACAAAACTGTTGGCAACATGTTTGTGGTATTGGCTTTTCAAGAAGTCAATAAAGATAGATATTACTGTGAAATGTACCAAGTCCAGTCTTGCTCCCCAGATGCTAAACTCTCTGCTCGGTACTTGATATCTGTTCCTTAAGCAGGCTGGGATGTCACCTTCTTGCCCAAGCTTTGAAATATTTACAATTTTGTGTTGCGGCCCGTTCAGCCATCTCTATTTTCTATTCTAATCAGTAAATATTTCTACAGAGCGCACATAGGCTATGAACTTATACTTCATGGATAAAACTGTGACCCAAAGTGTCTATGTATATTGACCATGACCAAAAACTGAAACTGCTGTTCTGCCGACTTATTCCTCTTGCCAGGCGTGCACAGATTTGTGAagcttgtttttagttttaagcCTTCAGACTTCTGTTTGCCTACAGTAACATGATAACAAGATACAGAGTATATAAAATACAGTAGTTATGGAACTGTCTCTGTTTCAGTCCATGCTTGCACACGTAGTTGTTCTATTAAATCACAAAATCAAGTTTAGACAAGAGTGCTGAAGCAAACTACAGTATCTCATATAGTAAAGGATAAATAATTATAgttcacatattttttatttagttttccattttcctgaaaagaaacacatgtgAGGGAAGTaatgttttcttcttaaatgtGGAGGTGCTTTAACAGTACACAAGCACCAGCACTTTAAAACAGCATAACCTAAAGTACCTGATATAATACTGACGATTGATGGTGGGACAGTTTGCTGTTGCAAAACAAGATACACTTTGCACTCTAAAAGCCAGTCAGGGgctaaaacagtgtgtgtgtgtgtgtgtgtgtgtgtgtgatccaaCCGGCTCCCTCTGTTTTCACTGGAATGTCCTATTCCATTTTTGGGGTGAGGAGAAGGGGGCAGTGGGTGCTGTGGAggggatgtactgtatgtggagGAGGATGGGTGAGGGCATTGCTGGTCATCGTTCAAACCTGCGCTGTTTGTCTGACAGTGAGAATATCTCTCTAAATATTTACATCTACATAActgtttattcatttcatgcacacacgcacacacacacacacacacacacacacacacacacacaccagcacacacacacacatacgcaccagcacacgcacacacacacacacacacacacacacacacacacactgagcctgTATCTCCATATCCGCTCCTTCTTTCCATGCACCATTGGCCCCTCGCTGAGCCCAGATAAACTAGAATAAACTGCTGTAAAAGAATTGTGCCCAGATAAAACAAGGACACCTTAAGAGAAGGCATAAACCAAGACATTATACCCTAAAGGTTTAGCATCAAAGACTCTTTTTACAGGTTGCATCGCGTGCATCAGTGCCTTACAGGTGCACCACTGCGTCCGTGAACTACTTCAAGAGGCAGCAGTTACGATTCTCAAAATATGCCAGAAAACAAGCTGTCTTCCAGACACAAATCTAGATTTACTATCAGTGTTTTTCCTGCTCTCCCACTTTACTTAACATGACTTTGTAAGGTGTCGATTTCAGCGGCACCTTTGGACAAAGCAGCATGTCCTATCTTTTGCCAATCTTGTCCTGCACCTGCATAAAAAACGCTTACTGACCATTAGAATTGCTTTATAACTGTATTACTCACTTTAAAactgtggaaaaacaaaatgatggtAAGTCCAGGTCTCGAAGCCTGTGTGTCTATTGACGAGGAGTAAGACATTACAGAAGTCCATTAGGGTCTATAAACACGAAGCACCAGTAAGCGTGAATAAGGCCAGAGAAAGAACAGAGCGAGGGGAGAGGGAAAATGGAGAGATAAGGGAGGAAAAGTGAAGGCAGAGGGTTAAGAATGAGGAGGAAGGTATAGGGATAAAGCTTGGGCATATTGGCTTCctaaaaaaaggcagacatgtAGAAGCACACATTGACTTACTCCGAAGCAAGACACGTCCAAACACGGTGTGGTCGCGATCCAGTGTGCTGCAGTTCCAGCGATGGTGCCTGAACTGATGCTGGCACTCTCTGATCCACTCCTTGGTGCCCTCTCCGATGGCCTGCATGATGTCAGGGTGGCGCTGGCAGAGTTGTCGCTGCTTGTTCACCAAGCCGGGGATGTTGTCGCAGATCACACGGGCCCCAAGCGCACCAATGTACCTGCACAAAACACCAAAGAAAATTGAAGCAGTTAACGCTAACATGAGTCTCTTAAAATAATCCATATTTGGAATAGATAACACAGCCATGGTTGATGGTAAACTGCCATCGATAAGTGCATGTTTGCACACTTGTGGAAGGTCCATGCACATATTCTGAGGTGGTGAGTGATGCAAAAGAGAGCTGCAGTAACAGTCCTCAGTGAGTCAGAGTTCACTACACTTAACAGTTTAAGGTTTTGCGAGCAGGAGGGGAGTGGAAACCATTAACTCCCCTCTCCaaataaataagcacttaacCTCTCCCCACAagacttgtgtgtgtatgtgtgtttaaatgttccCCAATGGGATAGTTGAAATCGTGTCGTCACAAATCAGAGCACCAAATCTGGGGCCTCCAATAACCCTGTCAAACTAAGACCCCCATTTGCTCACTTTACTCcactccgtcttctgcctgctcacTTTCTCGACTTACTCACTTGTCTCCAGCATGCTTCTTCCAATTTTTCTCCCTGCTTTATTAAAGCAGACTCTTCCAGTTTTCTTTCAAGATAAATACCGCTCTGATCCTGCCCAAAATAAACTCTAAACTTAATATCATGCTCCCTCCacgtcggtgtgtgtgtgcagctcagtGGCTGCAGGGCTTCAGCGGGTCAGCGACGAGGAGGTCAGGGAGTGTGTAGCTGTGTGGTCGAGTTTTACGAGGCCAGGTTAGAGGATGGAGACTCTCTGGTCCCCAGAGTGGGATTAGGGAAGAGCAATAAGAACAGAGTGCTCATCAAAGGAAAGAGCCAGAGCAGCAATTCACACTTGATTCTCTCTTAGAGTCGGGAGGACTTGTGGATTTTATAGGACAGTAAATCACTCTCCACAGGTCTGAAACAACATGCTGTAAAGCCGCAGGTTCTACTGTGAatcaaagaagaaacacaagaggagaaTAAGGGCAGACTTCTGATGACGCAGCTACAACTCCTCCTGTATCAGAGGAGGCATTTGTTGCCCTGTCATCTTCTCAAGATAGTGGATCGTACTTAattatcttatctttttttttaaagaattttcGGTCACAAATCATGACACTTTTTTTCTGGGATACTCTGATCAATTTGCTGCAAAGAATGGACAAAATGCtcatcaaattatttttttattataaatattattgaACTTTGCCATAACAAGCATAAGGAAAAATTGGCAAACACTGTGTGATGCGATGCGATGCGTGGAATTGATGCGTTGCAAACAAACATGCTTGGATGTGACTGATGGGATGCAACTGATGCAATGCAACATGCAACATGACATGATGCAATGTCACTATTGGATGCGATACAATGCACTTTGTTGTCCACTTGCTGAAAATGGACtcaaaacacacatactcaaTGTGTTTGTTAAGAactttgtgagaaaaaaaaaacaccacctgTTGTCCTCTTTATCAAAATATTCATCAAGATTATAAAATGTATGCTATGATGAAGATGTATATATTACATCACAAATGTTCTCATTTGTCTTTGACTggaaccccctccccccatctgAGGCATTAAAGCCGCATATCTGTGCATATCATCACTTACTGTACACCCACAGAAAACCTGATAAACAGTCATATACTGTATCTGCAGCACTCAAATCCCCTCAAAGCCAATAATGCCCAGCTaaagcctccacacacactcttcccACCACTCCCCATAACTGCTTTTATCTACACAAACTATTAGGCATTCCATCACCCCCATACCcgcccacacacagacacttctcctataaacacactctcacacacggACATTTTCATGTATGTTATTGCGCAGGCAATGAGACATTTTTTCACCCCTCACCTATGCTCTAGATGGCTGGTTTCGGGGTATTTTTGtgattgcgtgtgtgtgtgtgtgtgtgtgtgtgtgtgtgtgtgtgtgtgtgtgtgtgtgtgtgtgtgtgtatgtacctGGTGAATTAATGACTGCTCTGCCTTGTTGAATGCAGCCTCCAGCTGAGCCGAACACGCGCTCAGCCAACAGCGCCGACATAAATTACGTTTATCGCTTtattattattgctcaataagGCAGGCCAACAAAGTGACACATAAAATGCTTTTAAGAAACACAGTCCTGACACTTGAACCTGGTTCACGATCACGTAATTCCGTTTATTCTCGTTTAATACTCCAATATTTCCTTTTAATTTAAGATTATATTAATCGATGACAGAAAACACATGTTGCAATGCACTCATTCGTGACGAATAATAGCCCCTGAAACTCTTTTTAACGAACCCCAGTGCATTAAGATTATTCACCGCAGAAATGCACAAATTGGAGAGAGAATTGtcaaagttaaaaatgttgcCAACAACTCTGCgcagcagaaaacaccgacGAGAAAAGCGGTTTAAATTATGCTACGTGATTAACGGgtacatttatgtattttttgctTAGAACAAGGTTATTGAAAAATAATCATTGTTTAAATCCCTAAAGTTTTAAACGAAAGACCAAAATCTCGGGAGTAATCCCCGCTCCGTTTCGAATGATTAAGATCAGTGATGAATGTTTTAATAGTGGGACATTTATTCACTGCACAATTAAGCCAGTTGTTACTTTGGATTTTATGTTGTAATAATTAGGATAATTCATGTAATAATAATAGCcctaataataaaaataatatattttatttacagacaGTTAGGCCAGTTGGTGTGATGGATGTAGACAGTAAACTCACCACCATGAG
Coding sequences within it:
- the LOC132989703 gene encoding protein Wnt-2b-A; protein product: MLGLNRIVSLRPARIRSCGSPGARPSSRSSSCQNPGASSRIYCACVLLLLLVTPRVDSSWWYIGALGARVICDNIPGLVNKQRQLCQRHPDIMQAIGEGTKEWIRECQHQFRHHRWNCSTLDRDHTVFGRVLLRSSREAAFVYAISSAGVVYALTRACSQGELKTCNCDPHKRGRASDERGEFDWGGCSDNINYGIKFAKAFIDAKERTVRDARALMNLHNNRCGRIAVKRFMKLECKCHGVSGSCALRTCWMAMSDFRKTGDYLRRKYNGAIEVMMNQDGTGLAVANKAFRKATKNDLVYFENSPDYCLQDKSAGSLGTAGRVCNRTSRGTDGCEVMCCGRGYDTTRVKQITKCECKFKWCCAVECKDCEEAVDIHTCKAPKRAEWLDQT